From Peromyscus eremicus chromosome 3, PerEre_H2_v1, whole genome shotgun sequence, one genomic window encodes:
- the LOC131905921 gene encoding LOW QUALITY PROTEIN: T-complex protein 1 subunit theta-like (The sequence of the model RefSeq protein was modified relative to this genomic sequence to represent the inferred CDS: inserted 4 bases in 2 codons), translating to MALHVPKGPGFAQMLKDGAKHFSGLEEAVYRNIQACKELAQTTHTAYGANGMSKMVFNRPEKLFVTKDAATILRELEVQHPAAKMIVMASHMQEQEVGHGTXVLVFARALLELAQELLRIGLSVSEVISGYEIACKKAHEILPDLVCCSAKNLRDVDEVSSLLRTSVVSKQYGSEAFLAKLIAQACVSVFPDSGSFTVDSVRACKSLGSGISSSSVLHGMVFKRETEGAVTSVKEAKRAVYSCPSDGMITETKGTVLVKTAEDLMNFGKGEENLTDAQVKAVAATGAGVIVTGGKVADMAVRYANKDSIMLVRPNSKWDLRRLSKTVGATALPRLTPPVLEEMGHCDSVYRRXGDTQVAVFKHEKEDSAISSIVLQGSADNLMDDIERAVDDGVNTFKVLTRDKRLVPGGGATEIELAKQITSYGETCPGLEQYAIQKFAEENSGVKASEVVSKLYAVHQEGNKNVGLDMEAEVPAVKAMLEANILDPYLGKYWAIKFATNAAVTVLRVDQVIMAKPAGGPKPPSGKKDWDDNQSD from the exons ATGGCACTTCATGTCCCCAAGGGCCCAGGCTTTGCCCAGATGCTCAAGGATGGAGCAAAACATTTTTCAGGATTAGAAGAGGCTGTTTATAGAAATATACAAGCTTGCAAGGAGCTTGCTCAGACTACTCATACAGCATATGGAGCAAATGGAATGAGTAAAATGGTCTTCAATCGCCCGGAGAAGCTGTTTGTGACAAAGGATGCAGCGACTATTTTAAGAGAGCTAGAGGTACAACATCCTGCTGCAAAAATGATTGTGATGGCCTCTCATATGCAAGAACAAGAGGTTGGACATGGCAC TGTTCTGGTATTTGCCAGAGCTCTTCTGGAACTAGCCCAAGAACTTCTGAGGATTGGTCTGTCAGTATCAGAGGTAATATCAGGCTATGAAATAGCTTGCAAAAAAGCTCATGAGATTCTTCCGGATTTGGTATGTTGTTCTGCAAAGAACCTTCGAGATGTTGATGAAGTGTCATCTCTGCTTCGAACCTCTGTAGTGAGTAAGCAGTATGGCAGTGAAGCATTTCTGGCCAAGCTTATTGCTCAGGCCTGTGTATCTGTTTTTCCTGATTCTGGCAGTTTCACTGTTGATAGTGTCAGAGCGTGTAAGAGTCTGGGCTCTGGTATCTCTTCGTCTTCAGTGTTGCATGGCATGGTTTTTAAGAGGGAAACCGAAGGTGCTGTAACATCTGTCAAAGAGGCAAAAAGAGCGGTGTACTCTTGTCCATCTGACGGCATGATAACAGAGACTAAGGGAACAGTGCTGGTAAAGACTGCTGAAGACCTGATGAATTTTGGTAAGGGAGAAGAAAATCTTACGGATGCACAAGTGAAAGCTGTTGCCGCCACTGGTGCAGGTGTCATAGTGACAGGTGGCAAAGTGGCAGACATGGCTGTCCGTTACGCTAACAAGGACAGTATCATGTTGGTGAGGCCGAACTCCAAGTGGGATCTCAGAAGACTCTCTAAAACAGTTGGTGCTACAGCTCTTCCTAGATTGACTCCTCCTGTTCTCGAAGAAATGGGACATTGTGACAGTGTTTACAGGAG TGGAGACACACAGGTGGCTGTCTTTAAGCATGAAAAGGAAGACAGTGCCATTTCTTCTATAGTTCTTCAAGGCTCTGCAGATAACCTGATGGATGATATAGAAAGGGCAGTAGATGATGGAGTTAATACTTTCAAAGTTCTCACAAGGGATAAGCGTCTTGTACCTGGAGGTGGAGCAACAGAAATTGAGTTGGCCAAACAAATCACGTCATATGGAGAGACATGTCCTGGACTTGAACAGTATGCTATTCAGAAGTTTGCTGAAGAAAATTCTGGTGTGAAAGCCAGTGAAGTTGTCTCTAAACTTTATGCAGTGCACCAAGAGGGAAACAAAAATGTGGGATTGGATATGGAGGCTGAAGTTCCCGCTGTAAAGGCTATGTTAGAAGCCAATATTTTAGATCCTTACT